The proteins below come from a single Corvus hawaiiensis isolate bCorHaw1 chromosome 20, bCorHaw1.pri.cur, whole genome shotgun sequence genomic window:
- the DDX52 gene encoding probable ATP-dependent RNA helicase DDX52 isoform X2, with protein METHELFRRLGAGAHFDVRRFGSDARRFGVVKGNRGSVSLESLDFFGNKEGAPQGSAEEGCGLAGAEEEVKQQKDGAGKNDGEVAGKRKRTAESSEGKRKKKKTRGAVSMPELSENNGIKWTSSLEAKFEDAKDKKPTAEKLERLRREKINRFRNQHRINIQGTDLPDPIATFDQLQKEYKVHPKIMENVQAAGFHVPTPIQMQAIPVMLHGRELLASAPTGSGKTLAFCIPLLTHLKQPRNKGFRALIISPTRELASQTHRELVKLAEGTGFRIHMIHKAAEAAKKFGPKSSKKFDILVTTPNRLIYLLKEDPPAIDLSSVEWLVVDESDKLFEDGKSGFRDQLASIFLACTSHLVRRALFSATFAHDVEEWCKLNLDSVVLVSVGARNSAAETVEQELLFVGSETGKLTAMRELVKKGFAPPVLVFVQSIERAKELFHELIYEGINVDVIHADKTQQQRDKVVQSFRAGKIWVLICSALLARGIDFKGVNMVINYDLPTSAVEYIHRIGRTGRAGHRGKAVTFFTEDDKPLLRSIANVIQRAGCPVPEYIKHLPKLQSKQKKKLIKKPLTRESICTTPKSFLKKGRRKM; from the exons ATGGAGACCCATGAGCTGTTCCGGCGCTTGGGTGCCGGGGCTCACTTCGACGTGCGGCGGTTCGGGAGCGACGCGCGGCGATTCGGG GTGGTTAAAGGGAACCGCGGCAGCGTCTCGCTGGAGAGCCTCGACTTCTTCGGGAACAAGGAGGGAGCCCCTCAGGGGTCTGCCGAGGAGGGCTGCGGGCTCGcaggggctgaggaggaggtgaagcagcagaaggatggagcagggaagaaCGACGGAGAGGtggcaggaaagaggaaaagaacgGCAGAAAgcagtgaagggaaaagaaaaaagaaaaagacacgAG GAGCAGTATCAATGCCAGAGCTGTCAGAAAACAATGGAATAAAGTGGACGTCCTCTCTAGAAGCAAAATTTGAAGATGCCAAAGACAAAAAACCTACTGCAGAGAAGCTTGAACGCTTGAGGAGAGAAAAG ATAAATCGCTTCAGGAACCAGCACAGGATCAACATTCAGGGAACAGATCTCCCTGACCCCATTGCCACCTTTGATCAGCTTCAGAAGGAGTACAAAGTCCACCCTAAAATCATGGAGAATGTCCAAGCTGCAGGCTTCCATGTCCCAACGCCCATCCAGATGCAAGCAATTCCCGTCATGCTGCAT GGTCGGGAGCTTCTGGCTTCAGCTCCTACTGGGTCTGGAAAAACACTGGCATTTTGTATCCCTCTCTTAACACATCTGAAACAACCCAGGAACAAAGGATTCAGGGCTCTGATCATATCACCCACCCGAGAACTTGCCAGCCAG ACCCACCGGGAGCTGGTGAAACTGGCAGAGGGCACAGGCTTCAGAATCCACATGATCCACAAGGCAGCGGAGGCAGCCAAGAAGTTTGGGCCCAAGTCTTCCAAGAAATTTG ACATACTGGTTACTACTCCCAACAGACTCATTTATTTGCTGAAAGAAGATCCTCCAGCAATAGACTTGAGCAG CGTGGAGTGGCTGGTGGTGGACGAGTCAGACAAGCTGTTTGAGGATGGGAAGTCAGGGTTCCGGGACCAGCTGGCCTCCATCTTCCTGGCATGTACCTCGCACCTGGTCAGGAGGGCCCTGTTCAGCGCTACCTTCGCCCACGACGTGGAGGAGTGGTGTAAGCTCAACCTGGACAGCGTTGTCTTGGTGTCTGTTGGAGCAAG AAACTCTGCAGCAGAGACAGTAGAACAAGAGCTGCTGTTTGTTGGATCTGAGACAGGAAAACTAACAGCAATGAGAGAGCTTGttaaaaag GGTTTCGCTCCTCCAGTCCTTGTTTTTGTACAGTCTATTGAGAGGGCTAAAGAGCTTTTCCATGAGCTTATTTATGAAGGCATCAATGTGGATGTCATCCACGCAGACAAGACTCAGCAGCAG AGAGACAAAGTAGTGCAGAGTTTCAGAGCTGGGAAGATCTGGGTGCTCATCTGCTCGGCATTACTGGCTCGAGGGATTGACTTCAAAGGTGTGAATATGGTCATCAATTACGATTTGCCAACGAGTGCAGTGGAATACATCCACAGGATAG GTCGTACTGGAagagcaggacacagaggaAAGGCAGTCACTTTCTTTACAGAAGATGATAAACCTTTATTACGGAG TATTGCCAACGTTATCCAGCGCGCTGGCTGTCCTGTGCCAGAATACATAAAACATTTGCCCAAACTGCAGAG caaacaaaagaagaaattaattaagaaGCCTTTGACAAGAGAATCCATTTGTACCACCCCAAAGTCCTTCttgaaaaaaggcagaagaaaaatgtaa
- the DDX52 gene encoding probable ATP-dependent RNA helicase DDX52 isoform X1: METHELFRRLGAGAHFDVRRFGSDARRFGVVKGNRGSVSLESLDFFGNKEGAPQGSAEEGCGLAGAEEEVKQQKDGAGKNDGEVAGKRKRTAESSEGKRKKKKTRGAVSMPELSENNGIKWTSSLEAKFEDAKDKKPTAEKLERLRREKINRFRNQHRINIQGTDLPDPIATFDQLQKEYKVHPKIMENVQAAGFHVPTPIQMQAIPVMLHGRELLASAPTGSGKTLAFCIPLLTHLKQPRNKGFRALIISPTRELASQTHRELVKLAEGTGFRIHMIHKAAEAAKKFGPKSSKKFDILVTTPNRLIYLLKEDPPAIDLSSVEWLVVDESDKLFEDGKSGFRDQLASIFLACTSHLVRRALFSATFAHDVEEWCKLNLDSVVLVSVGARNSAAETVEQELLFVGSETGKLTAMRELVKKGFAPPVLVFVQSIERAKELFHELIYEGINVDVIHADKTQQQRDKVVQSFRAGKIWVLICSALLARGIDFKGVNMVINYDLPTSAVEYIHRIGRTGRAGHRGKAVTFFTEDDKPLLRSIANVIQRAGCPVPEYIKHLPKLQSKQKKKLIKKPLTRESICTTPKSFLKKGRRKMKTTKENIKEKKKGKEDKKGSKLQTVSES, from the exons ATGGAGACCCATGAGCTGTTCCGGCGCTTGGGTGCCGGGGCTCACTTCGACGTGCGGCGGTTCGGGAGCGACGCGCGGCGATTCGGG GTGGTTAAAGGGAACCGCGGCAGCGTCTCGCTGGAGAGCCTCGACTTCTTCGGGAACAAGGAGGGAGCCCCTCAGGGGTCTGCCGAGGAGGGCTGCGGGCTCGcaggggctgaggaggaggtgaagcagcagaaggatggagcagggaagaaCGACGGAGAGGtggcaggaaagaggaaaagaacgGCAGAAAgcagtgaagggaaaagaaaaaagaaaaagacacgAG GAGCAGTATCAATGCCAGAGCTGTCAGAAAACAATGGAATAAAGTGGACGTCCTCTCTAGAAGCAAAATTTGAAGATGCCAAAGACAAAAAACCTACTGCAGAGAAGCTTGAACGCTTGAGGAGAGAAAAG ATAAATCGCTTCAGGAACCAGCACAGGATCAACATTCAGGGAACAGATCTCCCTGACCCCATTGCCACCTTTGATCAGCTTCAGAAGGAGTACAAAGTCCACCCTAAAATCATGGAGAATGTCCAAGCTGCAGGCTTCCATGTCCCAACGCCCATCCAGATGCAAGCAATTCCCGTCATGCTGCAT GGTCGGGAGCTTCTGGCTTCAGCTCCTACTGGGTCTGGAAAAACACTGGCATTTTGTATCCCTCTCTTAACACATCTGAAACAACCCAGGAACAAAGGATTCAGGGCTCTGATCATATCACCCACCCGAGAACTTGCCAGCCAG ACCCACCGGGAGCTGGTGAAACTGGCAGAGGGCACAGGCTTCAGAATCCACATGATCCACAAGGCAGCGGAGGCAGCCAAGAAGTTTGGGCCCAAGTCTTCCAAGAAATTTG ACATACTGGTTACTACTCCCAACAGACTCATTTATTTGCTGAAAGAAGATCCTCCAGCAATAGACTTGAGCAG CGTGGAGTGGCTGGTGGTGGACGAGTCAGACAAGCTGTTTGAGGATGGGAAGTCAGGGTTCCGGGACCAGCTGGCCTCCATCTTCCTGGCATGTACCTCGCACCTGGTCAGGAGGGCCCTGTTCAGCGCTACCTTCGCCCACGACGTGGAGGAGTGGTGTAAGCTCAACCTGGACAGCGTTGTCTTGGTGTCTGTTGGAGCAAG AAACTCTGCAGCAGAGACAGTAGAACAAGAGCTGCTGTTTGTTGGATCTGAGACAGGAAAACTAACAGCAATGAGAGAGCTTGttaaaaag GGTTTCGCTCCTCCAGTCCTTGTTTTTGTACAGTCTATTGAGAGGGCTAAAGAGCTTTTCCATGAGCTTATTTATGAAGGCATCAATGTGGATGTCATCCACGCAGACAAGACTCAGCAGCAG AGAGACAAAGTAGTGCAGAGTTTCAGAGCTGGGAAGATCTGGGTGCTCATCTGCTCGGCATTACTGGCTCGAGGGATTGACTTCAAAGGTGTGAATATGGTCATCAATTACGATTTGCCAACGAGTGCAGTGGAATACATCCACAGGATAG GTCGTACTGGAagagcaggacacagaggaAAGGCAGTCACTTTCTTTACAGAAGATGATAAACCTTTATTACGGAG TATTGCCAACGTTATCCAGCGCGCTGGCTGTCCTGTGCCAGAATACATAAAACATTTGCCCAAACTGCAGAG caaacaaaagaagaaattaattaagaaGCCTTTGACAAGAGAATCCATTTGTACCACCCCAAAGTCCTTCttgaaaaaaggcagaagaaaaat GAAAActacaaaggaaaatattaaggaaaagaagaaaggtaaagaagacaaaaagggCAGTAAATTACAGACTGTTTCAGAAAGCTGA